From Medicago truncatula cultivar Jemalong A17 chromosome 7, MtrunA17r5.0-ANR, whole genome shotgun sequence, a single genomic window includes:
- the LOC25497477 gene encoding AAA-ATPase ASD, mitochondrial, which yields MSELWAQLGSILATIMFMYAIIERFLPSSFRDSLQIYSQKVITLFYPYIQITFHEFSGERLKRSEAYTFIQTYLSENSSQLAKRLKAEVIKDSQNPLVLSIDDDEEVTDEFQGVKLWWAAIKIETSSHGFSSFSNYKRYYKLTFHKKHRDLITISYIKHVLKEGKEIAMRNRQRKLYTNNPSSGWYGYKQSKWSHIVFEHPATFETLALEKKKKDEVIKDLLKFRNGKDYYAKIGKAWKRGYLLYGPPGTGKSTMIAAMANFMNYDVYDLELTAVKDNTELRKLLIETSSKAIIVVEDIDCSLDFTSQRKINKNEKNDEEDSFMEQKDYYHRKKEEEENNSKNSKVTLSGLLNFIDGIWSACGGERIIIFTTNFVEKLDPALIRTGRMDKHVELSYCCFEAFKVLVKNYLDIESHYLFDEIGDLLEVINMTPADVAENLMPKSVNEDVETSLKNLIQALERKKVEEQEVEEDKEDSVGIVEDVKENGYIVSVKNNMLL from the coding sequence ATGAGTGAACTATGGGCACAACTAGGCTCTATACTAGCCACCATAATGTTCATGTATGCCATAATTGAACGTTTTTTACCATCTTCATTTCGTGATAGTCTTCAAATCTATTCACAAAAAGTAATAACCCTTTTTTACCCTTACATTCAAATCACTTTCCATGAATTCTCAGGTGAAAGACTCAAAAGAAGTGAAGCATACACTTTCATACAAACCTACCTAAGTGAAAACTCATCCCAACTAGCCAAAAGACTCAAAGCAGAAGTCATAAAAGATAGTCAAAACCCATTGGTTCTTagcattgatgatgatgaagaagtcaCCGATGAATTTCAAGGTGTTAAGCTTTGGTGGGCTGCAATCAAAATTGAAACTTCATCACATGGTTTTTCTTCCTTCTCTAATTATAAGAGATACTATAAACTCACTTTTCATAAAAAGCATAGAGATTTGATTACAATTTCTTACATCAAGCATGTTTTGAAAGAAGGGAAAGAAATTGCGATGAGAAATCGGCAAAGGAAGCTTTATACGAATAATCCAAGTAGTGGTTGGTATGGTTACAAACAATCAAAATGGAGTCACATTGTTTTTGAACATCCTGCGACTTTTGAGACACTTGCCttggaaaagaagaaaaaagatgaagttaTTAAAGATCTTTTGAAGTTTAGAAATGGTAAGGACTATTATGCAAAAATCGGTAAGGCTTGGAAACGCGGTTATTTACTTTATGGTCCTCCAGGAACAGGTAAATCTACTATGATAGCCGCTATGGCGAATTTCATGAActatgatgtttatgatctTGAATTAACCGCGGTTAAGGATAATACCGAGTTAAGAAAGTTGTTAATTGAGACTTCTAGTAAAGCTATTATAGTTGTTGAAGATATTGATTGTTCACTTGATTTTACTAGCCAAAGGAAGattaacaaaaatgaaaaaaatgatgaagaagaCTCATTCATGGAACAAAAAGATTATTATCATaggaaaaaagaggaagaagaaaataacaGTAAAAATAGTAAGGTAACTTTATCTggtttattgaattttattgaTGGAATTTGGTCCGCGTGTGGAGGGGAGAGGATTATAATTTTCACGACGAATTTTGTGGAGAAACTTGATCCAGCTCTTATTAGGACAGGAAGGATGGATAAACACGTTGAGTTATCTTATTGTTGTTTTGAAGCTTTTAAGGTTCTTGTTAAGAATTATTTGGATATTGAGTCACATTATTTGTTTGATGAAATTGGTGATTTGTTGGAAGTTATTAATATGACACCTGCTGATGTTGCTGAGAATTTGATGCCTAAGTCTGTGAATGAAGATGTCGAGACTAGTTTGAAGAATTTGATTCAAGCACTTGAGAGGAAGAAGGTGGAAGAACAAGAAGTAGAAGAAGACAAGGAAGATAGTGTAGGAATTGTGGAAGATGTGAAGGAAAATGGTTACATTGTGAGTGTGAAAAATAATATGCTTTTGTGA